From a single Apium graveolens cultivar Ventura chromosome 2, ASM990537v1, whole genome shotgun sequence genomic region:
- the LOC141707330 gene encoding meiotic recombination protein SPO11-1 isoform X1 — protein sequence MEGNNSISQPFEMLIRIREFTRSIIKGVCTEQSSFAVLIDRFKNYCTDSSGYCYCSSDTAKGKEVITLQRECHVHRLDVLLRVLLIVQQLLQENKHGSKRDIFYMHPSVFREQSVVDRAINDICILLQCSRHNLNVVSVGKGLVMGWLRFSEAGRKFDCINSPNSAHPVPVNVEEVKDIMSVAKYILIVEKESGHTFLRQTVIVIVLNLNVNVMDYLIVLNAVFQRLANDQFCKKNQCIVITGRGYPDVPTRRFLQLIIEKLCLPTYCLVDCDPYGFDILTTYRFGSMQMAYDAKFLRITKIQWIGVFLSDVDKFSLPKHCLLPLTKEDKSRTEALLRRCYLEREVPEWRLELELLLQRGVKFEIEALSAHSFSFLSDVYVPSKIQGSTGSNPTGGEIYAYVS from the exons ATGGAGGGAAACAATTCAATCTCGCAGCCGTTTGAGATGCTCATCAGAATCAGAG AATTTACTCGATCAATAATCAAAGGCGTGTGTACGGAACAATCGTCATTCGCAGTTCTCATCGATCGGTTTAAAAATTACTGTACTGACTCTTCTGGTTACTG TTATTGCAGTTCTGATACGGCCAAGGGAAAGGAGGTTATAACACTACAACGCGAATGTCATGTACATCGGCTGG ATGTCTTGCTAAGAGTGCTACTAATTGTTCAGCAACTTCTGCAAGAAAACAAGCATGGCTCGAAGAGGGATATATTCTACATGCATCCTTCTGTTTTTAGAG AACAGTCGGTGGTTGACCGTGCAATCAATGACATATGCATCCTTCTGCAGTGCAGTCGCCACAATCTAAATGTA GTGTCTGTTGGGAAAGG ATTGGTTATGGGATGGCTAAGATTTTCAGAAGCTGGAAGAAAATTTGATTGCATTAACAGTCCCAATTCT GCTCATCCTGTTCCGGTGAACGTTGAAGAAGTAAAAG ATATCATGAGTGTTGCCAAATATATCTTGATTGTGGAGAAAGAATCAGGTCACACATTTCTCAGGCAGACTGTCATTGTCATTGTTCTGAACTTGAATGTAAATGTAATGGACTACTTAATTGTGTTAAATGCAGTTTTTCAGAGACTAGCTAATGATCAGTTTTGCAAAAAAAATCAGTGCATTGTCATCACA GGAAGAGGTTATCCAGATGTTCCCACAAGAAG GTTTTTGCAGCTCATTATTGAAAAGTTGTGCCTGCCTACATATTGCTTAGTAGATTGTGATCCATATGGCTTTGACATCTTGACTACATATCGATTTGGTTCAATG CAAATGGCCTATGATGCAAAATTTCTACGTATAACCAAGATACAGTGGATTGGAGTATTTCTTTCTGATGTTGATAAATTTAGTCTCCCAAAACACTGTCTCCTTCCTTTGACTAAAGAAG ACAAGTCGAGAACTGAAGCATTGCTGCGTAGATGTTACTTGGAACGAGAAGTGCCCGAATGGAG GTTGGAGCTGGAGTTGTTGCTGCAAAGAGGAGTCAAATTTGAGATTGAAGCATTATCAGCACACTCATTTTCATTCTTGTCAGATGTTTATGTGCCATCTAAAATTCAAG
- the LOC141707330 gene encoding meiotic recombination protein SPO11-1 isoform X5 — MSCTSAGNFCKKTSMARRGIYSTCILLFLESVVDRAINDICILLQCSRHNLNVVSVGKGLVMGWLRFSEAGRKFDCINSPNSAHPVPVNVEEVKDIMSVAKYILIVEKESGHTFLRQTVIVIVLNLNVNVMDYLIVLNAVFQRLANDQFCKKNQCIVITGRGYPDVPTRRFLQLIIEKLCLPTYCLVDCDPYGFDILTTYRFGSMQMAYDAKFLRITKIQWIGVFLSDVDKFSLPKHCLLPLTKEDKSRTEALLRRCYLEREVPEWRLELELLLQRGVKFEIEALSAHSFSFLSDVYVPSKIQGSTGSNPTGGEIYAYVS, encoded by the exons ATGTCATGTACATCGGCTGG CAACTTCTGCAAGAAAACAAGCATGGCTCGAAGAGGGATATATTCTACATGCATCCTTCTGTTTTTAGAG TCGGTGGTTGACCGTGCAATCAATGACATATGCATCCTTCTGCAGTGCAGTCGCCACAATCTAAATGTA GTGTCTGTTGGGAAAGG ATTGGTTATGGGATGGCTAAGATTTTCAGAAGCTGGAAGAAAATTTGATTGCATTAACAGTCCCAATTCT GCTCATCCTGTTCCGGTGAACGTTGAAGAAGTAAAAG ATATCATGAGTGTTGCCAAATATATCTTGATTGTGGAGAAAGAATCAGGTCACACATTTCTCAGGCAGACTGTCATTGTCATTGTTCTGAACTTGAATGTAAATGTAATGGACTACTTAATTGTGTTAAATGCAGTTTTTCAGAGACTAGCTAATGATCAGTTTTGCAAAAAAAATCAGTGCATTGTCATCACA GGAAGAGGTTATCCAGATGTTCCCACAAGAAG GTTTTTGCAGCTCATTATTGAAAAGTTGTGCCTGCCTACATATTGCTTAGTAGATTGTGATCCATATGGCTTTGACATCTTGACTACATATCGATTTGGTTCAATG CAAATGGCCTATGATGCAAAATTTCTACGTATAACCAAGATACAGTGGATTGGAGTATTTCTTTCTGATGTTGATAAATTTAGTCTCCCAAAACACTGTCTCCTTCCTTTGACTAAAGAAG ACAAGTCGAGAACTGAAGCATTGCTGCGTAGATGTTACTTGGAACGAGAAGTGCCCGAATGGAG GTTGGAGCTGGAGTTGTTGCTGCAAAGAGGAGTCAAATTTGAGATTGAAGCATTATCAGCACACTCATTTTCATTCTTGTCAGATGTTTATGTGCCATCTAAAATTCAAG
- the LOC141707330 gene encoding meiotic recombination protein SPO11-1 isoform X4 — translation MYIGWQLLQENKHGSKRDIFYMHPSVFREQSVVDRAINDICILLQCSRHNLNVVSVGKGLVMGWLRFSEAGRKFDCINSPNSAHPVPVNVEEVKDIMSVAKYILIVEKESGHTFLRQTVIVIVLNLNVNVMDYLIVLNAVFQRLANDQFCKKNQCIVITGRGYPDVPTRRFLQLIIEKLCLPTYCLVDCDPYGFDILTTYRFGSMQMAYDAKFLRITKIQWIGVFLSDVDKFSLPKHCLLPLTKEDKSRTEALLRRCYLEREVPEWRLELELLLQRGVKFEIEALSAHSFSFLSDVYVPSKIQGSTGSNPTGGEIYAYVS, via the exons ATGTACATCGGCTGG CAACTTCTGCAAGAAAACAAGCATGGCTCGAAGAGGGATATATTCTACATGCATCCTTCTGTTTTTAGAG AACAGTCGGTGGTTGACCGTGCAATCAATGACATATGCATCCTTCTGCAGTGCAGTCGCCACAATCTAAATGTA GTGTCTGTTGGGAAAGG ATTGGTTATGGGATGGCTAAGATTTTCAGAAGCTGGAAGAAAATTTGATTGCATTAACAGTCCCAATTCT GCTCATCCTGTTCCGGTGAACGTTGAAGAAGTAAAAG ATATCATGAGTGTTGCCAAATATATCTTGATTGTGGAGAAAGAATCAGGTCACACATTTCTCAGGCAGACTGTCATTGTCATTGTTCTGAACTTGAATGTAAATGTAATGGACTACTTAATTGTGTTAAATGCAGTTTTTCAGAGACTAGCTAATGATCAGTTTTGCAAAAAAAATCAGTGCATTGTCATCACA GGAAGAGGTTATCCAGATGTTCCCACAAGAAG GTTTTTGCAGCTCATTATTGAAAAGTTGTGCCTGCCTACATATTGCTTAGTAGATTGTGATCCATATGGCTTTGACATCTTGACTACATATCGATTTGGTTCAATG CAAATGGCCTATGATGCAAAATTTCTACGTATAACCAAGATACAGTGGATTGGAGTATTTCTTTCTGATGTTGATAAATTTAGTCTCCCAAAACACTGTCTCCTTCCTTTGACTAAAGAAG ACAAGTCGAGAACTGAAGCATTGCTGCGTAGATGTTACTTGGAACGAGAAGTGCCCGAATGGAG GTTGGAGCTGGAGTTGTTGCTGCAAAGAGGAGTCAAATTTGAGATTGAAGCATTATCAGCACACTCATTTTCATTCTTGTCAGATGTTTATGTGCCATCTAAAATTCAAG
- the LOC141707330 gene encoding meiotic recombination protein SPO11-1 isoform X2, producing the protein MEGNNSISQPFEMLIRIREFTRSIIKGVCTEQSSFAVLIDRFKNYCTDSSGYCYCSSDTAKGKEVITLQRECHVHRLDVLLRVLLIVQQLLQENKHGSKRDIFYMHPSVFREQSVVDRAINDICILLQCSRHNLNVVSVGKGLVMGWLRFSEAGRKFDCINSPNSAHPVPVNVEEVKDIMSVAKYILIVEKESGHTFLRQTVIVIVLNLNVNVMDYLIVLNAVFQRLANDQFCKKNQCIVITGRGYPDVPTRRFLQLIIEKLCLPTYCLVDCDPYGFDILTTYRFGSMQMAYDAKFLRITKIQWIGVFLSDVDKFSLPKHCLLPLTKEDKSRTEALLRRCYLEREVPEWRLELELLLQRGVKFEIEALSAHSFSFLSDVYVPSKIQGSNPTGGEIYAYVS; encoded by the exons ATGGAGGGAAACAATTCAATCTCGCAGCCGTTTGAGATGCTCATCAGAATCAGAG AATTTACTCGATCAATAATCAAAGGCGTGTGTACGGAACAATCGTCATTCGCAGTTCTCATCGATCGGTTTAAAAATTACTGTACTGACTCTTCTGGTTACTG TTATTGCAGTTCTGATACGGCCAAGGGAAAGGAGGTTATAACACTACAACGCGAATGTCATGTACATCGGCTGG ATGTCTTGCTAAGAGTGCTACTAATTGTTCAGCAACTTCTGCAAGAAAACAAGCATGGCTCGAAGAGGGATATATTCTACATGCATCCTTCTGTTTTTAGAG AACAGTCGGTGGTTGACCGTGCAATCAATGACATATGCATCCTTCTGCAGTGCAGTCGCCACAATCTAAATGTA GTGTCTGTTGGGAAAGG ATTGGTTATGGGATGGCTAAGATTTTCAGAAGCTGGAAGAAAATTTGATTGCATTAACAGTCCCAATTCT GCTCATCCTGTTCCGGTGAACGTTGAAGAAGTAAAAG ATATCATGAGTGTTGCCAAATATATCTTGATTGTGGAGAAAGAATCAGGTCACACATTTCTCAGGCAGACTGTCATTGTCATTGTTCTGAACTTGAATGTAAATGTAATGGACTACTTAATTGTGTTAAATGCAGTTTTTCAGAGACTAGCTAATGATCAGTTTTGCAAAAAAAATCAGTGCATTGTCATCACA GGAAGAGGTTATCCAGATGTTCCCACAAGAAG GTTTTTGCAGCTCATTATTGAAAAGTTGTGCCTGCCTACATATTGCTTAGTAGATTGTGATCCATATGGCTTTGACATCTTGACTACATATCGATTTGGTTCAATG CAAATGGCCTATGATGCAAAATTTCTACGTATAACCAAGATACAGTGGATTGGAGTATTTCTTTCTGATGTTGATAAATTTAGTCTCCCAAAACACTGTCTCCTTCCTTTGACTAAAGAAG ACAAGTCGAGAACTGAAGCATTGCTGCGTAGATGTTACTTGGAACGAGAAGTGCCCGAATGGAG GTTGGAGCTGGAGTTGTTGCTGCAAAGAGGAGTCAAATTTGAGATTGAAGCATTATCAGCACACTCATTTTCATTCTTGTCAGATGTTTATGTGCCATCTAAAATTCAAG
- the LOC141707330 gene encoding meiotic recombination protein SPO11-1 isoform X3, whose amino-acid sequence MEGNNSISQPFEMLIRIREFTRSIIKGVCTEQSSFAVLIDRFKNYCTDSSGYCYCSSDTAKGKEVITLQRECHVHRLDVLLRVLLIVQQLLQENKHGSKRDIFYMHPSVFREQSVVDRAINDICILLQCSRHNLNVVSVGKGLVMGWLRFSEAGRKFDCINSPNSAHPVPVNVEEVKDIMSVAKYILIVEKESVFQRLANDQFCKKNQCIVITGRGYPDVPTRRFLQLIIEKLCLPTYCLVDCDPYGFDILTTYRFGSMQMAYDAKFLRITKIQWIGVFLSDVDKFSLPKHCLLPLTKEDKSRTEALLRRCYLEREVPEWRLELELLLQRGVKFEIEALSAHSFSFLSDVYVPSKIQGSTGSNPTGGEIYAYVS is encoded by the exons ATGGAGGGAAACAATTCAATCTCGCAGCCGTTTGAGATGCTCATCAGAATCAGAG AATTTACTCGATCAATAATCAAAGGCGTGTGTACGGAACAATCGTCATTCGCAGTTCTCATCGATCGGTTTAAAAATTACTGTACTGACTCTTCTGGTTACTG TTATTGCAGTTCTGATACGGCCAAGGGAAAGGAGGTTATAACACTACAACGCGAATGTCATGTACATCGGCTGG ATGTCTTGCTAAGAGTGCTACTAATTGTTCAGCAACTTCTGCAAGAAAACAAGCATGGCTCGAAGAGGGATATATTCTACATGCATCCTTCTGTTTTTAGAG AACAGTCGGTGGTTGACCGTGCAATCAATGACATATGCATCCTTCTGCAGTGCAGTCGCCACAATCTAAATGTA GTGTCTGTTGGGAAAGG ATTGGTTATGGGATGGCTAAGATTTTCAGAAGCTGGAAGAAAATTTGATTGCATTAACAGTCCCAATTCT GCTCATCCTGTTCCGGTGAACGTTGAAGAAGTAAAAG ATATCATGAGTGTTGCCAAATATATCTTGATTGTGGAGAAAGAATCAG TTTTTCAGAGACTAGCTAATGATCAGTTTTGCAAAAAAAATCAGTGCATTGTCATCACA GGAAGAGGTTATCCAGATGTTCCCACAAGAAG GTTTTTGCAGCTCATTATTGAAAAGTTGTGCCTGCCTACATATTGCTTAGTAGATTGTGATCCATATGGCTTTGACATCTTGACTACATATCGATTTGGTTCAATG CAAATGGCCTATGATGCAAAATTTCTACGTATAACCAAGATACAGTGGATTGGAGTATTTCTTTCTGATGTTGATAAATTTAGTCTCCCAAAACACTGTCTCCTTCCTTTGACTAAAGAAG ACAAGTCGAGAACTGAAGCATTGCTGCGTAGATGTTACTTGGAACGAGAAGTGCCCGAATGGAG GTTGGAGCTGGAGTTGTTGCTGCAAAGAGGAGTCAAATTTGAGATTGAAGCATTATCAGCACACTCATTTTCATTCTTGTCAGATGTTTATGTGCCATCTAAAATTCAAG
- the LOC141707330 gene encoding meiotic recombination protein SPO11-1 isoform X6: MARRGIYSTCILLFLESVVDRAINDICILLQCSRHNLNVVSVGKGLVMGWLRFSEAGRKFDCINSPNSAHPVPVNVEEVKDIMSVAKYILIVEKESGHTFLRQTVIVIVLNLNVNVMDYLIVLNAVFQRLANDQFCKKNQCIVITGRGYPDVPTRRFLQLIIEKLCLPTYCLVDCDPYGFDILTTYRFGSMQMAYDAKFLRITKIQWIGVFLSDVDKFSLPKHCLLPLTKEDKSRTEALLRRCYLEREVPEWRLELELLLQRGVKFEIEALSAHSFSFLSDVYVPSKIQGSTGSNPTGGEIYAYVS; this comes from the exons ATGGCTCGAAGAGGGATATATTCTACATGCATCCTTCTGTTTTTAGAG TCGGTGGTTGACCGTGCAATCAATGACATATGCATCCTTCTGCAGTGCAGTCGCCACAATCTAAATGTA GTGTCTGTTGGGAAAGG ATTGGTTATGGGATGGCTAAGATTTTCAGAAGCTGGAAGAAAATTTGATTGCATTAACAGTCCCAATTCT GCTCATCCTGTTCCGGTGAACGTTGAAGAAGTAAAAG ATATCATGAGTGTTGCCAAATATATCTTGATTGTGGAGAAAGAATCAGGTCACACATTTCTCAGGCAGACTGTCATTGTCATTGTTCTGAACTTGAATGTAAATGTAATGGACTACTTAATTGTGTTAAATGCAGTTTTTCAGAGACTAGCTAATGATCAGTTTTGCAAAAAAAATCAGTGCATTGTCATCACA GGAAGAGGTTATCCAGATGTTCCCACAAGAAG GTTTTTGCAGCTCATTATTGAAAAGTTGTGCCTGCCTACATATTGCTTAGTAGATTGTGATCCATATGGCTTTGACATCTTGACTACATATCGATTTGGTTCAATG CAAATGGCCTATGATGCAAAATTTCTACGTATAACCAAGATACAGTGGATTGGAGTATTTCTTTCTGATGTTGATAAATTTAGTCTCCCAAAACACTGTCTCCTTCCTTTGACTAAAGAAG ACAAGTCGAGAACTGAAGCATTGCTGCGTAGATGTTACTTGGAACGAGAAGTGCCCGAATGGAG GTTGGAGCTGGAGTTGTTGCTGCAAAGAGGAGTCAAATTTGAGATTGAAGCATTATCAGCACACTCATTTTCATTCTTGTCAGATGTTTATGTGCCATCTAAAATTCAAG